The sequence ggaggaggaggaggaggaggagggttcCCGAGGCGACACCGTGGATGAGGAGGACAGCGACGATGAGTTTAAGGGTTTCGACGAGAATGGCGACCTGTGTCTGCCATTCGTCGTCTCCTGGGATCCGCCACCAGTACTAGTTTGCACGGCAGGCAATGATAACCTCGTCGCTACCCAAATTGTTTTCTCTATCAAAATTCGTTATGTTTGGAAACTCCACAAGCAACATCCTTAGACCAAAGAGAACGCCGCTAAGAATTGTGTAACATTTAAGATCTACGATAGTTATGAATGACAGTTTCAAAATCGTGTGATATCAAAATATTTGGgttttgcaaatcagcaatattcaGGCAGTTACTAAAAAAAGAGTTTATACAGACCGTATAACCAGCTGAATACAACTGTTTTTTCTTCAGGAGCAAGTTTTACGATGGAGGAAGCAGAAGAAATAGTTGACTCTGTCAATGAAAGGAACGATGACCTGCTCTCAGCATGGTGTGAAATGGTTAACAACAAAGTGACTCCTTTGCCTGCAACGCCTCTACATATTCTTCCAGCCATAACCACATTCTGTGTTTCTGGATATGAGTGCTACCACCTGCGATATTGGACTGAAATTACTTCTGAAAGTAGGTGAACTAATTATTAACGACACACTACTCTATCTTCTCTCTTGTGGCTCATTTTCTTTCTATATACTTGCAGCTGATCCAGATCATCCATATTTCAAACCCTGTGAGATGATGCAAGTGTTCTCCTTGGGATTATCAAGCCCTCTCACTCATCCTGTTAATATTTATGGGTATTTTTCTGTTCGTGATAACTGGGAACCACTCCGCAATTATCTATTTAAGCGCTCAAGAGCTGATCCAGCCATGATTTCTCAGGCAAGTGATGCTTGTTCTTGTTCTGAATAGAGAATCTTTGTACTGTCATTTATAACTATTGATATGTTATACAACAGTGTAAATAGATAATGTTACAACTCAAGTATTACATGCACCTGTTGCCGGAATAAGAGTGTGCACGATACTGACCGACGGGCCTGTCGTAGGTGACTGACGGGCCCATCTTACTCACACCTCTTTGGCGTTGTTCCTAAGGCTGATTCCAACTGCCTGCCAAGTCCCCCTATTCTTATTTTCTATTCATATTTAAATATCTCTCCCCACCCCCCTATTTCAACTTATCTCTAACCATCCCTCCTATTTAGCTCCCCTATACACTTTAACTGAGCTATTTGACTTTTATACATCAGTTTTTGGAGTTTAAAAAATCATACAATATTTGTAGTACCAtaatacacattgttatcatttaATTAAATTTTAAAATAATTAATTTCGCTGTTAAAAATACTGATTAGCGAAAGGGGAGAGATTAGAGCCCTCAGGGATTTTCTTCTCTCTCCCCGAAGAGACGGAACTGGAGGGGGAATGGTTGGAGGTGTTGGGGGAGTTGCTATACACTGAATAACCCAGTGAAACGTTGAGGTTACATGTGGGATATCTAGATAGGTTGTATATTTGATATGgagtgttagactacccgtctagggtttgtgttattccctgtgtaatgaccgttatacccctgtgtaatgggccttggcccagtTACTCTCTCTATTTAATATCACTCCCAACCCCTGATTAGGGTATGGGTTCCTATTCTAACATGGTATCTTCAGTCTAGGTTAGGTCTCTGTTTTTCCTCCCAGCCGCCAGGGGGCCTTCCACCCTACAGCCGCCGCCAGGGGGGTTTCCCCTCCCTGCAGCCGCCGCCGGCCAGCCGCcggcctccctctccctcccagcCGCCTGCTTCCCAGCCGCcggcctccctctccctcccagcCGCCGGCTTCCCAGCCGCCGGCCTCCCTATCCCGCCGGCTCCACCGCCGGTCCCCTGCCTTGGCGCCGTGCGCCCCTCTGCCCCTGCGCGCCCGTCGCCGGCCTCCCTCTTCCCCGACGCGCCTCCCGTCGCCCCTCCCCTGCGTGCTCGTCGCGCCCAGGGCCCCTGCCCCTGCGCGTCCGCCGCCGCCGGACCCGACCCCGGACGCCGCCGCCGGTCTTCCTCCCCTGCGCGCTCGTCGCGCCCAGGGCCTCTGCCCCCGCgcgtccgccgccgccggccttCCCCCTGGGACTGGCGCCCGTCGTCCCACCTCGACCAGGCACCAGGCCCGCAGGGAGCGGCGCCCGACGTCCCTGCGCCTCCTCGACCAGGCGCCTGGCCAGGCTGCGCCCCTACCCCTGCGTCTCCGCCGACATGGACGCCAGCACCACTGCCGCCACCGGCACCACCGCCCCCGCTGCGACCGGCAGCGAGCCCGCCCATGGAGGGGCCCCTTACATCACCGGCCTCGGACCGCTCCACGCCTCCTCCCCGCTGCCCCTGCATCGCACCTCCCCGCCGGGCTTCCCCGCCTTCGCTTCACCCACCTGGAGTCATCGTGTTGCACCCTCCACCATCCCCACCACCGACCCCCCGCTCGTCAgcaccctcgcctcgatccaggccgctgtgacagcctcgcgggagcgcgagcgcgctgcctccctcgccctggagcgtgagcgtgccctgggcgctgctctgaccacccagatggccaccacgcagcgtCTCCTCGGCCACCCGACTCTCGCCGATGCGGAGCCCCCAGAGGACCCCCACGCCTCTGACCTCGACGCCGACCTCATCGCTGCTCTCCACGCCCAAGCAGCCGGCCTGCACAACATCCGGGCCCTCGTGTCCGTGGTGTTGGATCCGGCGTCTCCCCACTACTCCCGTTGGCGAGGACAGGTCCTTCTCACACTGCGGCGGTTCGTCCTCGACGACCACGTCCTCATCGACCACGACACTCCGTCGCCTcgctcctggtgcctcatggacagtgttgtcctctcgtggctccacggcaccatcaccgtcgagctgcaggacatcatccgcgaccaggcggacactgcgcgccaggcgtggctcgctctcgaggaccagttcctcgggaatcgAGATGCTCGGGCACTCtacctcgacgcccagttccacctgttctctcaggggacctctccgtgggcgaatactgccgccagatgaagggcctggctgactctctccgcgatctcggcgagcccGTTGCTGATCGCACcctggtgctgaacctcctgcgtggcctcagcccccgctacggccacctgaaggctctcatcaagaggagtgtgcccttccccaccttccacgccgtgcggaacgagcttctcctcgaggagcttaCCATGGCGAATGAGGCACCCACTCCTGCCTCGGCCCTCTACAGCGCTCCTACCAGCGGTCCGCCGCCTTCagggggccaggccacccgccCTCCGTCGACCGGGGCTCCCACCCGCCCACCACCTGCCGTCCCGGCGGCCCCTCGTCCGACTTCCACGACTGACGGGggtcgtcgctcccgcaagggcggccgtgggagcggcggctcctctcgtggtggtccctccggccggggtggcggccccgcgtggccgtcattctacaacccctggaccgggaccatcgccatgtggccgggccaggcaccgagTACCCCCCGTCCTCCGACGCCAGCCCTCCTGGCTACACCTCACTACGGCACACCTCCTTATGGTGTTCCCGTCGTGCCCCAGGCTCCGCCCGTGCTCCTGCCCCCGGGGACCCACACCTCGACGCCTTGGTCCCCGCCGGCCGGTGGTTGGGACAGCGCCTCCCTCGCTGCGGCattcagcaccatggcgatgaccccaccctcctccgactgggtgatcgactccggtgcctcgtaccacaccactcccacggcaggcacgctctctcgctctcatcccccctcccctctcacccatcctcgatcgtcgttggaaacggttccactctgccagtcacctcagtaggtgcctcggttctccctgggccgttttacctcaacgatgttctcgtagctccccacatcacccacaatcttctttctgttcgtcgattcaccactgacaactcctgttccattgagtttgacccctctggtttttctgtgaaggatctggccaccaggacccttctcgcccgctgtgacagctcggggcctctctacacgctccagccctccaccgtcggcgtgtctccacctcctgccctggtctccaccacctcctccaccacatggcatcgacgtctcggccatcctggacccgacgtcatgaccaagattaccagtagtctcgatctttcatgtagtaggggacattttaagggtctctgtcatgcttgtcagttaggccgacatactcgtctcccatttactacttcttctcgggctgagcaggcttttgatctggttcattgtgacctttggacctcccctgtactcagtctttctggttataaatattatctggtgattttggatgattttttccattttctctggaccttcccgcttcggttgaagtcggacacattcaccaccctcacacacttcttcacctgggtatccactcagtttcgtcgcccggtccgtgctctgcagtgtgacaatggccgcgagttcgataacaacgcctctcgctccttcttcctcactcatggcgtccagttgcgtctctcgtgcccctacacttctgcccagaacggccgagccgaacgcatgatccgcaccaccactaatatgctccgctgtctcctcttccaggcgtctctccctgccagctactgggcagaggccctgcatactgccacccacctcctcaaccgtcttccctcgaaggcggtacgccaccctaccccccacttcgccctttacggcacaaccccttcctatgaccaccttcgcgtgttcggctgtgcctgctaccctaacacttccgctaccgctccacataagctttctcctcgctccacccgctgtctattccttggctactcccctgaccacaaggggtaccggtgtctggacctcacctcccaccgcatcatcatctctcgtcatgtcgtctttgacgaagatgtgtttccccttgctggctccaccccacccaccgatcttgactccctcctcgagtccgatccgattcctcccccaccttcggctccccgtcttgcgccgttacctgctcctcgtgcggcccccacgacctcttccgcgccacgcgcggccccgtcgaccccgcctgcgccacgcgcggccccgtcgaccccgcctgcgccacgcgcggccccgtcggtcctgcctgcgccacgcacggccccgtcgaccccgcctgcgccacgcgcggccccgccgatcctgcctgcgccacgcgcggccccgtcgaccccgcctgcgccgcgcgcggccccgtcgactccggctcgattcgccaaccccgccctcgtctaccatcgccgcggccacgccactacctcggcgcCCCCCGACGCGGGCCCATCGACGAGCGCGGCCCgattcgccgaccccgccgtcgtctatcaccgccgtgaGCCGGCCCCTCCAGCCGCTCCCGACGTTCCGGTGGCTCACTCCGAGTCATCCGTATACCACCGGTCGCCATCCatcgcgaccccgggcacgtccacccgatggtgactcgacgcgctgctggcgttctccgccccgtcgaccggctcatcctggcagccgctacgaccagcactccacccgacgcttccccggtaccctcctccgttcgcactgccctcgccgacccacactggcgtcgcgctatggaggaggagtacgcggccctcttggccaaccacacttgggacctggtgccgcgtccaccaggcaccaacgtggtcaccggcaagtggctttttcgccacaagctgacctcggacggctccctcgaccgctacaaggcccgttgggtccttcggggcttcacccagcgccccggagtggactacgacgagaccttcagccctgtcgtcaagttcgccactgttcgcgccgtcctctccctcgccctctcccgcgactgggcgatccatcagctcgatgtcaagaatgccttcctccatggcactctgacggagactgtctactgcagccagcccaccggcttcgtcgacgctgaccgtccggacctggtttGCTGGCTGAACcgatccctgtacggcctcaagcaggcgccacggccttggtacagccgcttcgcctcctacctggcctccgtcggcttcgtcgaggccaagtcggacacgtccctgttcatctaccggcgcggcgacgacaccgtctacctcctgctctacgtcgacgacattgtgctcacggcatccaccgccgacctccttcaccgcacgatcgtcgcccttcagcgggagttcgcgatgaaggacctggggcccctccaccacttcctcggcgtcaccgccgaacgtcggcctcagggtctcttcctccaccagcgccagtacgccatcgacatcctggagcgggctggcatgtctgactgcaagccctgctccacgcctgtcgacactcaggcgaagctctctgaggacgacgggcctccggtcgccgacgcgacgtcctaccggagcctcaccggcgcgctccagtacctcacgttctccaggcccgacatcgcttacgccgtccagcaggtgtgcctgcacatgcacactccgcgggagccccatctcactgcgctcaagcggattctacgctacctccgcggctccctcgactacggcctcctactccgcccatccccgacgtcggagctcgtggtctacaccgacgctgactgagctggctgtcccgacacgcgccggtccacctccggctacgccgccttcctgggcgccaacctcgtctcttgggccgccaagagaCAGCCCGTcatctctcgctccagcgctgaggccgagtaccgtgccgtggccaacggcgtggccgaggcctcctggctgcgccagctcctccacgagcttcacagtcccctccagcgcgccaccctcgtctactgcgacaacgtcagcgcggtctacctctctaccaaccccgtgcagcatcagcgcacgaagcatgtggagatcgacctgcacttcgtccgcgagcgtgtcgctgccggtgacgtccgcgttctcagcgtccccaccacgcttcagttcgccgacatcttcaccaaggggttaccgtcgagtgtctttttcgacttccgatccagtctcaacatctgtacaggatagagttgtgactgcgggggggtgttagactacccgtctagggtttgtgttattccctgtgtaatgaccgttatacccctgtgtaatgggccttggcccagtTACTCTCTCTATTTAATATCACTCCCAACCCCTGATTAGGGTATGGGTTCCTATTCTAACATGGAGCTTTCTGTAATTTTCTTTCATCTCTTAACACTATTAGGTTTTTTTCTTTGCCCCATACTATACTTTGATTGATGTGACCTATGAAAACATTTAGAATTTTGGTAGCACACTGTTCTCTCTCTTTTGGAATGTGATCTTTTGAAAACCATGATATGAACTCCTTTTTTTATTTATCATGATAAATAAACGCTATTCAGATTGATGGTTACATTAAAATCAGTGTTCATCTAAATGCTAAGGCTATTCAGATTGATGGTTACATTAAAATCAGTGTTCATCTAAATGCTAAGGCTATTCGGATTGATGGTTACATTAAAATCAGTTTTCATTTAAGCACTAAGGCTATTCAGATTGATGATTATATTAAAATCAGCTTTCACCTGAGCACTAAGCGCCAAACAGTCAGTCACATATTGTTTTAGCCATTTATTTGGGCTACAAATGTCCATCTAAACTGGTTAAACACCTGTTTAAACTGGATAAACAGCTAATCATATGGACGTGGCTGCCCATCTTGTTGTGTTTTGACGATGCTTAAATAGGCTAAATAGCCATTTAAGTTACAGCTATCCAAATGCGCCATTGGCTTATTCATTGGAAAACAAAAATTTTAATTATTGTTGACTGATTCACATGTAAACTTTGGTTATAATTCATGTCGTGTTATTATTCAACATGAGTAATAATAAACCATTAATTGTGATCTTGtttctttccaaatggaaagttcCTCGTATGTGCTTCTTCATTATACAGCATAATACTGGTCTATTTTTTTAATATTATATTAAGTCCCAGCGTTGTATATCTACAGGGTTGCTCTttcctgccactctgcagcccatGTCGTGGAATATATGTGTTGCAATTTTTCTTAGTAGACATTGAGCTTTGGATAAAAGAGGAAGGAGAAGCATCTGCTGACAAACTGTTGTTTAGTGGTTATGTTGAAATCGACACTTCTTGGGCTGGATTTGAAAGAATGCTGAGAGGAAGGTTTCAGGGCGATTATCTTGGCTTGAACATGGAGTTTGCTTTCCTGGGTCACAGCATTGAGACTCTTATAGAGGTAGAGGCGGAAGCCAAACAACCAACCGATGTGAGAATCAGTGCCTTAACCAGTGGGTTTGATGAGGAGATTTCACTATATGATGGCAAATTTTGTGGAAGTGGGTCAATGTTCAAGCATTTTGTGGCTGTGAAGAAGCAAGAGGAGTTGCACGTTGTTTTAAAAATGGATGGCTCGCCATATAAATGGACTTTCAAGGCTGGAGCTGGAGTTGCTGCAGCACCTGAGCATCCAGTTCCGGGCTTTACTCAGTATTTTGTCATGAATGTGTCCTTTAGAACAAGGGGCAAAACAGCATCAACTTGGCAATGGAGTTGCATCTCCAACAACGTCTGTATATCGGAAATAGATCCGTAAGCTAGCAGGGTGCGATAAGGTGCAGAAAACGTAGCTTTCTGTGGGAACTTTACAGGTGGAAATAACAAAGATCTCTAAATTTCGGTGAATGGTCCCCTGCTGTTTCTATCTATTTGGTATCTGCTACATGGTTAGAGgcttagagcaactccagtaaTTACCTAAAGAATTCCCTAAACAAGAAATTTAGAGAGTTTTTATAAAATCCCCTCTCCAATAGCTCCTGAAATCAACTTGGTAAATTTACTAAGTTGCTATCCTAGCCAATTTGGTCTCTACATGTAGCAACTAATTTCCCACTCCCGAAAAGTTCAATCACGCCATTTTTTACTTTTGGCGCCTTGATCTAGAGCGTGGCACCCCAGAAAGCACTGAGGTTTTGTAGAAACTTTATTGTGCCTGACTTGTTAGCTCAAATTGATAGTACTTCCATTGGTTAGAAAGTTATTTTCATCTCCTATTATTTTCATACCGTATCCATAGTGAGGCTGAACACTAGTGTTGTATGGTTCGATAAAGACCAAGGGTCTTCCAATTGAACATTAAATGCATCTGCATTGTGCATTTTAAACAAAGATGCTTTAATCCAAATGGTGGTTTCACTCATTGTCTATTCCGTGTGTTTTGAATTATTTTATGTTTAGATGTGTCTAGTGAAAGTAGCACTTGTACCTCTACACTTCTAATCATTTGTACGCATGAACAAAAGCAAATGATCAATGCCTATAACTATACATATATCCGGACGTCGTGATTCAATCGAAGGCATGCGCAGGCTTCGTCCGCCGGCGCGACTGGTGCTCACCTTGGCACGAACTTGCTGGCAGCACAGAAACAAATAGGCCCATCCAAGATTCAAAACAGTTTTAGCTTCCTATATATCAGGAACCGTTGGAGGTTGATCCTTTTTTTACTCCTAAAGCAAATTTAGCAGTTTGGTAAATACTTATTTGAGGAGCTATTATTTAGACAACTTTTGGAATTGCTCTTAGAGCGTAGCCATGTGATGCGCTCACCTGATAATGCATTGCTAGACTAGACAGTTAAATCTCTACTAgaacgttaatccttaaccaaataATATTAAAAAAACACTAGTTGCCCAAATCtgcctagttatttttataatccgactatctCCCTCCACCATATTTTTAAGATTTATAGATACAATGTAGTAAAATTTCTACAATGAGTCAGGATTTTGAAAAGAGAACATTAATTATTTATTAACCAAATAATCTAAAAATTCTAATTGCTCAAATCCGCCTAGATTCCTATAATCCGGCTATCTCCCTCCACCATAATTTAAGATTTATATATACGACAAACTCTCTAAACACTGATAAactttctgttggggacttgctctcaaatactatgaattaagaacaagacaacataagatGTTAAATAtcgatgtccttcgtccgctgaagcattatttccccaaggattcgatgaacttcggacgaaggttataataacAAAATTACGAAAGTATCACCTTCGTAATTTAATTCTCGAAGGTAATGCGGAATAACGCAggacataaagcattaaagatagttaaattgaaaataaatgacatcatttatTATGCTATATAAATCTTAAATGTTTAAACATAAtatttaaatacatttatacctctgactTGACAAATGATAATTTCcgggtgatgcgattgcaattacaggaatgcgtgaacagtaaaggaatactgttcactatttataggcacaggacacagcctgtgaacaattacaatcatacccctcataaaagtttacaacatcgactcaaactcttatggactaaaaggtcattctatctttaagtcggtttgtaattccgaagcttcatgaacggcacccttcggcattaCGTACAGATAGCTTCAATCGaaactgtttcttcctgcaggaccttcggcgacgaagcatggtcccaacagtagccccttcacggtgttagatcgtttttcgtaacgagctttatccgtgaaaaaagtctcctaggcttcaggaagccgaaggtccgaaaaacaccttcccggagctcgttgtcgagaaacgatacagtttccgagcgcgtagcggtcccaccatgtaggttcactattttggtctttgcggcccaccgcgcagcgggtgcgagcagctgtttgcctggtgttaaaatcctgacgattcaccttcttacctgcagcactatataaacagacaggtaggtgtgaagttaccacaacattcattgctattgcactattttgctgccaaaaattttaaccatagccgaagctcgaCTCTCGGATTCAGACGAAGCTCCAATTTGGTGTCTACTTCGTgagaagaaaagcttcgggagaagaGGTTATTTAGTTCCCgagaaatctttcaagaaattcaaaattgaatggccagattgtgctctactgctagagttgagcgtgagggagacgaagtcgAAGGTgcagagactgttcctatctccgaagcaatgcagcgatccggattggtgacctcggaaagaatccctactgccgaaacagaacagactgctgccgaaacagaacaagctgctgccgaagcagaacgaggagatattgaggaagctgattctgacgatgattaccatatcgcagtaccgagcaagcctagccatttggacttcgggaagtcgactatctccaaggttgatttctccaaaatggtgaagtcgggctatttcagagaaaatgagaagaagctacttcgctttggGGGAGAGCAGACTAccctgaagccagaaaaggatgaaatagttattttcaagagttttttaaaggctgggttgagatttcctttgaatagaatgatttctgatgtgctgcaaaagtttgggatctattttcaccaactgactcctaacgccattgtcaggcttagcgtttatatctgggctctccgaagccaggcggtggagccgtttgccgacagcttctgtcgagtacatgagctgcattaccagactaaggccagaaaggatgggttgcacaaaaattttggttgttacaattttgcctatcggaagaccacaaaatttcctgtgattagctaccgaagcaaatggtcggcaggctggaagtcagaatggttttatgtcaaagttaacGAAGACAGAGAGAAGCtagtacagagccctcttgaactgatcttcggagaaacaagaccccgttgCAGAATGACAactgaaggtccaacttgggccgcactggctgaattcaaaattattgcagaacacgttggcactagagatttagtgcaggaatttctggccttcagagtatttccgactgtgaaggagtggactatgtcgaagcttaaaggagaaaagaaagaaggggagcttgtccgactaccctattattataagtttaagaaatattttaaagcaccctgtcaagaatggctcgatacaattgaagtaatgagtaatgaaatccttggaaattactccaaaaaagaggaccagctgatgacagcagccttcggcactcggccgaagcgaaggctgaacagggtgcttgatgccataggttttgaatatgctgattatgatcgcctgggcggagatgctggaggcccaaagcgaaaaagaatttccagcgctgctgacgaagaggtcgccaaggtaatcaaaaagaaaaggggagattctgaaaaacttagccctgaagagttgaatcctgagccgaaggtggccactgcaggaaagaggaaaactgcatctccagaaccaagaacgttggttcaagaagaagatactcctgcaacgccttctgctgttgaagtagaagagattatgaaggtaatgactgaacccttgcctgtcaagctaagtccgctggcgttggaactgacgaagttttttcagaaggacaaggcagcttcggcagaagaaggtcctgcactgccgaaaaaacgaaggattattcaaatagtagatgtaattcatgggacaccgttaccgacaccggcatcaagaattgctattgaccagactgccgaaactgccgaagctaaaggcgccgcagccgaaacCACGAGAGCGGAAACCTTCGAAGCTGAAACTGGCGCAACCGAAGCTGCTGGGGTTGAAACTGGGGCCACAGAAGATCTGAACCCGGACgagacacttgaagttattgataacatactcttaaaaatgactgaggaagaacctgctgtggccgcggcgagcacaggcactgaaaaggggaaaaaacaagctgaagacattttggagggcgaagattttgaatttcaagatttacttgggcaagagctgacagacgctgaaaaagcagagcttaaaagatgtgccatagcctgcggatataagccaggggctacactgtttggtggggttaacgaaggaaaactgaggtgccttcgaaaccgcagtgaagctaaaattgttagaactctctgcaaaaacattggcttgccgaagctggaagcggacctctgccgttaccaacggcaccatatcgccggaagtttgttttatgctaacttcaaggtaacaaatatttttgttattttattattattattatcttttaggtcgttttctaacgaagatcgtttcgacagagcatactgttaagtaaggttctaaaaatgcaacaagatctcgaagaagagaagaacaaagTCGTCATCCaaaatttggctgaaaaagttgaaaattacgaagctgatttgaaaaagaaggatttcaccattcaagatcttgaaatgatggtcaaagagcacgaaggtgcattagaaaagaaagattttgttattcagactatggagggttctttggctgaagtccaaactgagaataacagcttaaagaatgaattgctccaacagtcagaaaaatttgagcaagaaaagaaatatctcgaagcaagcctgaaaactgaggtggataaaaattcaaatttgcagaaatcctttaaagaacttcaagagaaatgcctaagcttcggcagccgat is a genomic window of Zea mays cultivar B73 chromosome 5, Zm-B73-REFERENCE-NAM-5.0, whole genome shotgun sequence containing:
- the LOC103628884 gene encoding uncharacterized protein, whose protein sequence is MEEILDPSILSRQFMEEIRCALEEAREEPDRKLKTLQLPEEEEEGSRGDTVDEEEEEEEEEEEGSRGDTVDEEDSDDEFKGFDENGDLCLPFVVSWDPPPVLVCTAGASFTMEEAEEIVDSVNERNDDLLSAWCEMVNNKVTPLPATPLHILPAITTFCVSGYECYHLRYWTEITSETDPDHPYFKPCEMMQVFSLGLSSPLTHPVNIYGYFSVRDNWEPLRNYLFKRSRADPAMISQGCSFLPLCSPCRGIYVLQFFLVDIELWIKEEGEASADKLLFSGYVEIDTSWAGFERMLRGRFQGDYLGLNMEFAFLGHSIETLIEVEAEAKQPTDVRISALTSGFDEEISLYDGKFCGSGSMFKHFVAVKKQEELHVVLKMDGSPYKWTFKAGAGVAAAPEHPVPGFTQYFVMNVSFRTRGKTASTWQWSCISNNVCISEIDP